A single window of Maylandia zebra isolate NMK-2024a linkage group LG2, Mzebra_GT3a, whole genome shotgun sequence DNA harbors:
- the LOC101472782 gene encoding platelet-derived growth factor receptor-like protein, giving the protein MPLANMSGSKWRLVLIALLTCALIFELDAQEQKAVPGRTPKPRKPKHEKSTNKGPRTITVKPKVKAARAEQTLLTQVLNKGKFKKVGETINVQTGDTLELRCRGKPVQWSVPPYLEEDNDGRLRIVQYERYGVLTLVNTTGADTGEYTCYPMYCEDTDCRKEYSKAVKVFVFFPDPQELFVPSSDYYKVIQLRSNWPTVLPCQVTSPEAKVTLHREYPPVELDVDRREISFDVKKGFTIHRPRPYHAGALYCVASLGNLRQSSMKYMLIYVNYPRAPPAPVIQASPSTVTVGENLRVTCSAMGERDVAIEFTWDYPGQEIGRPPYTQESVIPVSGGTAQQQSQSVLLVDEVRDVDQGTYTCTAQNMQGAKSASTTIKVVPKAKPKKP; this is encoded by the exons ATGCCTTTGGCGAACATGTCTGGGTCAAAGTGGAGGCTGGTACTCATTGCTCTCCTTACTTGTGCCTTAATCTTCGAGTTGG ATGCCCAAGAGCAGAAGGCTGTTCCGGGAAGGACACCAAAGCCAAGGAAACCAAAGCATGAGAAATCAACAAACAAAGGGCCCAGAACGATAACAGTCAAACCGAAGGTCAAAGCTGCACGTGCAGAGCAGACCCTCCTCACGCAG GTGTTAAACAAAGGGAAGTTTAAGAAGGTGGGTGAGACCATAAATGTGCAAACAGGAGATACTCTGGAGCTGAGGTGCAGGGGCAAACCTGTGCAGTGGAGCGTCCCCCCATACCTGGAGGAGGATAATGATGGGAGGCTCAG AATTGTCCAGTATGAGCGATATGGGGTTCTGACGTTGGTCAACACCACTGGTGCAGACACGGGGGAGTACACATGCTACCCAATGTACTGTGAAGACACTGACTGCAGGAAGGAATACAGCAAAGCTGTTAAAGTCTTCGTCTTTTTTCCAG ATCCACAAGAACTATTTGTTCCATCGTCTGACTATTACAAGGTGATTCAGCTGAGGAGCAACTGGCCTACAGTCCTACCCTGCCAGGTGACGTCACCTGAGGCTAAAGTAACTCTGCACCGTGAGTACCCACCTGTGGAGCTGGACGTGGACAGGAGGGAGATCTCCTTTGATGTCAAGAAGGGCTTCACAATCCATCGACCTCGGCCATATCATGCCGGAGCTTTGTACTGTGTTGCCAGTCTGGGAAACCTGCGGCAGAGCTCTATGAAGTACATGCTCATCTATGTTAACT ATCCTAGGGCTCCTCCCGCTCCAGTGATCCAAGCGTCACCGAGCACAGTGACTGTGGGGGAGAATCTACGTGTCACCTGCTCTGCGATGGGAGAACGAGACGTGGCCATAGAGTTCACCTGGGATTACCCAGGACAAGAG ATTGGGAGACCTCCATACACACAGGAGAGTGTTATTCCGGTCAGTGGAGGAACTGCTCAGCAGCAGTCTCAGTCTGTGCTCCTCGTGGATGAAGTTAGAGACGTGGACCAAGGAACGTACACCTGCACTGCTCAGAACATGCAAGGAGCCAAATCAGCATCCACAACCATTAAAGTGGTCCCTAAAGCCAAACCTAAGAAACCATAA